The following proteins are encoded in a genomic region of Arachis stenosperma cultivar V10309 chromosome 4, arast.V10309.gnm1.PFL2, whole genome shotgun sequence:
- the LOC130975779 gene encoding putative F-box protein At1g67623 gives MTIDSFSNIAFLPNDIWVAITIKVASDSIRELCSLRMTCKAARDAGDSDIAHRSVSIPPPHATPWWWSLNPESKRFFDRCMVAGHPELLFREALRELFIRHNENVGLQMLNSATSTGHVAAKYALSMTLLLRTDGNDEKQKGLELYRELDAAGSLADCKARCFSILTMSWPGEVQMPRIEEQHTVCAAPRCSTRGHMPLLYDYRRRAAERNSVHAFGGAAHIPCIQCRADYDLQAFVNLP, from the coding sequence ATGACAATCGACTCTTTCTCAAATATCGCTTTCCTTCCCAACGACATCTGGGTAGCAATTACCATTAAAGTTGCCTCAGACTCCATTCGAGAGCTGTGCAGTCTCAGAATGACCTGTAAGGCTGCGCGCGATGCGGGAGATTCCGATATTGCTCACCGGAGTGTTTCCATCCCACCACCGCACGCCACACCGTGGTGGTGGAGCCTCAATCCGGAGTCAAAGAGATTCTTTGATCGATGCATGGTAGCTGGCCATCCAGAGCTTCTTTTTCGGGAGGCACTTCGGGAACTATTCATTAGACATAACGAAAACGTTGGGCTCCAGATGCTGAATAGTGCAACAAGTACAGGCCATGTAGCAGCCAAATACGCACTGAGCATGACGTTGCTGCTTCGCACGGACGGCAACGACGAAAAACAAAAAGGGCTGGAACTGTATCGCGAGCTTGATGCGGCTGGTTCACTCGCTGATTGTAAGGCAAGGTGCTTTTCAATTCTGACAATGTCGTGGCCAGGTGAGGTCCAAATGCCCCGTATAGAAGAACAACACACCGTCTGTGCCGCACCAAGGTGCTCGACCAGGGGACATATGCCTCTTCTGTATGACTATCGCAGACGTGCAGCAGAGCGAAACTCTGTCCATGCTTTCGGAGGGGCCGCTCATATCCCCTGCATCCAGTGTCGCGCAGATTACGACCTGCAAGCCTTCGTCAACCTCCCATGA